The following DNA comes from Triticum aestivum cultivar Chinese Spring chromosome 3D, IWGSC CS RefSeq v2.1, whole genome shotgun sequence.
accagaacgtcgaaaaccaaaaaaaaaccgtttaaaaagccgaaaacgtgcggaaaaaaataaaatccaaaaaaagcGTCCAAAGCGCGACAAGTGACGTTGGTCGTTGCGAGGCTGacaaaggagcgctcgttaactagttgctctaagtttcaaaaaaaaactagttGCTCTAAAAAAAGAGCTCCTGGGGATAACCCACCCGGTTCGACTCGATTCGCTACACTCCGTCATGGAATCCGGCGGCGGCGCCCGCGTACGGCGGCAGCTCCAAGCCGTGGGACGTGTCGCGGCGTACCTCGGCGGCGGCTTGCTCCTCCTCTCCACAGCATCCACCGCCGCCGTCCGCTCCCTCCGCTTCCTCTCCGATACCAACCAggtaacgcccccccccccccccccccccccccccccccccccaagtccccAAACCCCAATCCATCCAAAGTCCAGAGCACAAATCCTTCGCTGCTACCATGCCTTTGCTCTGACTCCGATATCATCCAATCTGCACTGTTACCAGAGAAAATTCGCGATGCAGTGTGGTGCCTGCGAGGGGAAGGGAACCTACGGTTGCAGGCTCTGCAGGGGTAGCGCCACGGTCGAATGGTCTCCGCTCTACGACCCGGTGTTCGTTAACCCATGTCTCTGCCCTACTTGTGATGCTACCAGGTTGGCCTTCTTTTACGTAGCTTGCTTCTTCCTGGTTGCTGCTGGATGCTACTAGTATTAGTTTTGCCATGGACGTTCCTTCCTTGATTTCTTCACATTTTCAGGGTACAGCGCTGCTTGAATTGCTTGGGCAAAGGCTATGCATGAAGGAACAATTTGTATCAAACGCCACTTTTTATGAGTGGACTGTTTGCATCATCAGTTTCTTTTGTTACC
Coding sequences within:
- the LOC123074532 gene encoding uncharacterized protein, coding for MESGGGARVRRQLQAVGRVAAYLGGGLLLLSTASTAAVRSLRFLSDTNQRKFAMQCGACEGKGTYGCRLCRGSATVEWSPLYDPVFVNPCLCPTCDATRVQRCLNCLGKGYA